One genomic segment of Catalinimonas alkaloidigena includes these proteins:
- a CDS encoding ferritin-like domain-containing protein, with translation MGIFSNSEKLLNLKDLLHYELRDLYSGETQLIEALPKMAEAASDPQLKQAFQDHLNETRAQRERLDKIGSMLEIDMKGEKCEAMAGLIKEGQEIIKSKSTPEIKDAGLIGAAQRVEHYEIAGYGTANNFARQLGLTEVSEIISQIEEEEKMADDKLNRLAKEGINEKAKTAGVNH, from the coding sequence ATGGGAATTTTCAGTAATTCAGAAAAACTTTTAAATCTTAAAGATCTACTTCACTATGAGCTAAGAGACCTGTATAGTGGAGAAACGCAGTTGATTGAGGCATTACCGAAAATGGCCGAAGCTGCAAGTGACCCTCAACTTAAACAAGCATTTCAAGATCATCTTAACGAAACCAGAGCTCAACGAGAAAGACTGGACAAAATAGGTAGCATGCTTGAAATAGATATGAAGGGTGAAAAATGTGAAGCTATGGCAGGCTTGATCAAAGAAGGCCAAGAGATCATTAAATCAAAATCTACTCCTGAAATAAAAGATGCGGGACTGATTGGTGCTGCCCAGCGTGTTGAGCATTATGAAATTGCTGGCTATGGAACAGCCAATAATTTTGCGCGCCAGTTAGGCTTGACTGAAGTATCCGAAATCATCAGTCAAATTGAAGAAGAAGAAAAAATGGCTGATGATAAGTTAAATCGTTTAGCTAAGGAGGGGATAAATGAAAAAGCAAAAACCGCTGGTGTCAATCACTAA
- a CDS encoding AAA family ATPase translates to MNLQKTFSPNPNLEKLSGIVKRVTFHSPETGWSVLKINSFERPNEDIAVTVHQSKVFAGATMNFFGIWVNHPTYGRQFKAERVEERKPATAHALEKYLGSGLIKGVGPKTAKQIVKYFGKDTLDVFEKKIDRLTEVPGIAKKKLASIQTAWTEHQEIREVMMFLQSHGISTLFAVKIYKTYGQQAISVVQENPYRLAHDIFGIGFMSADRVALSLGLAKDSSARVQAGIGHILHNAREEGHCYLLSDQIVEQTTDLLGLDSTQRVTDELQLMEKDDELKIRNLPGPEGIQTAYYAHSLYFDENYLAKKSLIMANEQVEVDPQKVRQWITKYCEYHEIQLSEEQEASVQLVISRGLCILTGGPGCGKTTTTKVIVALLKAMRKEVLLAAPTGRAAQRMSEVIGQEAKTIHRLLEWEPMKGGFKRNEETPLDCDFIIVDESSMLDVHLAASLFRAVPQRAQLLLIGDADQLPSVGAGNVFKDLIESDKIICARLTRVFRQAAKSKIIQYAHQINQGQVPKIATPFQYPDLWKRGEDCLFIDSEEATKEQLRFIQKVKKYADRDVEENRVAAEPEAGYELYKDNLQIPEKFAHVDIDKLLSANTHTHELKEVLRRVNPWSSLHWGFSAVDMVEKLYQEIIPRYFGKEVEIQVLSPMSKGSLGTHHLNEMIQKAVNPERADKAQLDFAGRTFRVNDRVIQRKNNYDLNVFNGDIGKILQIDNEEMSCTVLFGSGDDEKEVIYEKAHLTELDHAYAITIHKSQGSEFAVVIIPLLTQHYNMLFRNLIYTGLTRAKKVAVFVGSRRALRRAVSQRNSSQRQTALQWLIKEGESENLF, encoded by the coding sequence ATGAACTTACAAAAAACATTTAGCCCTAACCCTAATCTTGAAAAGCTCTCCGGGATCGTAAAGCGGGTAACTTTTCATAGCCCTGAGACCGGCTGGTCAGTTCTAAAAATCAACTCATTTGAACGTCCTAATGAGGATATTGCCGTTACAGTACATCAATCTAAAGTTTTTGCCGGGGCTACCATGAATTTTTTTGGCATCTGGGTAAATCATCCAACTTACGGAAGGCAATTTAAGGCAGAACGTGTTGAAGAAAGAAAACCAGCTACTGCACACGCACTTGAAAAGTACCTCGGCTCCGGACTTATCAAAGGAGTGGGGCCAAAGACTGCCAAACAAATTGTCAAATACTTTGGAAAAGATACCCTGGATGTATTTGAAAAGAAGATAGACCGCCTCACGGAAGTGCCCGGTATTGCCAAAAAAAAGCTGGCCTCCATCCAAACCGCCTGGACTGAACATCAGGAGATTCGTGAAGTAATGATGTTCTTACAGTCTCATGGCATCAGCACATTGTTTGCCGTCAAAATTTACAAAACCTACGGACAACAGGCTATTTCAGTGGTTCAGGAAAATCCTTATCGCCTGGCTCACGATATTTTTGGTATCGGGTTTATGAGTGCCGACCGGGTGGCGCTTAGCCTGGGCCTGGCCAAAGATTCATCCGCACGCGTACAGGCCGGTATAGGTCATATATTACATAATGCACGTGAAGAAGGCCATTGTTATTTGCTGTCTGACCAGATTGTAGAGCAAACCACTGACTTGCTGGGGCTGGATAGCACACAAAGGGTCACGGATGAGTTGCAGCTCATGGAAAAAGATGATGAACTCAAGATCAGGAACTTACCTGGTCCGGAGGGCATACAAACTGCGTATTACGCTCACTCCCTATATTTTGACGAAAATTATCTGGCCAAGAAAAGTTTGATTATGGCCAATGAGCAGGTAGAAGTTGACCCACAAAAAGTCAGGCAATGGATCACTAAATATTGCGAATACCACGAAATTCAGTTAAGTGAAGAGCAGGAGGCTAGTGTTCAGCTAGTCATCAGCCGAGGTTTATGCATTTTAACCGGTGGGCCTGGTTGCGGAAAAACCACGACCACCAAAGTCATTGTAGCATTGCTCAAAGCTATGCGCAAAGAGGTATTGCTTGCTGCCCCTACCGGCAGAGCGGCCCAGCGAATGAGCGAAGTGATCGGTCAGGAAGCAAAAACTATTCACCGCCTGCTGGAGTGGGAACCCATGAAAGGAGGCTTTAAGAGAAATGAAGAAACACCCCTGGACTGTGATTTTATCATCGTAGACGAATCCTCCATGCTGGATGTTCACCTGGCGGCCTCTTTGTTCAGAGCGGTACCCCAGCGAGCCCAGCTGCTACTCATTGGTGATGCTGATCAGTTACCCTCAGTGGGTGCAGGTAATGTGTTTAAAGACCTGATAGAGTCCGACAAAATAATCTGTGCACGTTTGACCAGGGTGTTTCGTCAGGCTGCCAAGTCAAAAATCATTCAATATGCGCATCAGATAAATCAGGGACAGGTTCCAAAAATCGCTACCCCTTTTCAGTACCCAGACCTCTGGAAAAGAGGAGAAGATTGTCTTTTTATAGATTCAGAAGAAGCTACCAAAGAACAACTACGCTTCATTCAGAAAGTAAAAAAATATGCTGATCGGGATGTAGAAGAAAACAGGGTAGCCGCTGAGCCCGAGGCTGGATATGAGTTGTACAAAGACAACCTCCAGATTCCGGAAAAATTCGCACACGTTGACATAGATAAGCTCCTCTCCGCCAATACCCATACCCATGAGCTAAAAGAAGTACTGCGAAGGGTAAACCCCTGGTCATCCTTGCATTGGGGCTTCTCCGCGGTAGACATGGTAGAAAAACTTTATCAGGAGATCATCCCCAGATACTTTGGCAAAGAAGTGGAAATACAGGTCCTAAGTCCGATGAGTAAAGGAAGCCTGGGTACGCATCATCTCAACGAAATGATACAAAAAGCTGTCAATCCCGAGCGGGCGGATAAGGCACAATTAGACTTCGCGGGAAGGACATTCAGAGTCAATGACCGGGTAATACAGCGGAAGAACAACTATGACCTTAATGTATTTAATGGAGACATCGGTAAAATTCTACAGATTGACAATGAGGAAATGAGCTGTACTGTCCTCTTTGGCTCGGGTGATGACGAAAAAGAAGTGATTTATGAAAAAGCACATCTTACGGAGTTGGACCATGCTTATGCCATCACCATCCATAAATCTCAGGGAAGTGAGTTTGCGGTAGTTATTATCCCTCTGCTCACGCAACACTATAATATGCTTTTCAGAAACCTGATCTATACAGGTCTTACAAGAGCTAAGAAAGTAGCGGTGTTTGTTGGAAGTCGCAGAGCATTAAGAAGAGCTGTTTCGCAACGCAATTCTTCTCAGCGCCAAACAGCTCTCCAGTGGCTTATCAAAGAAGGTGAAAGCGAAAATTTATTCTGA
- a CDS encoding COG3650 family protein, with protein MHFFNLLTVTFFLLFALVSCQGNQQASQHSETTDMHSPDTSGTRVEADFIGIYRERNNYNEFKDCSSWQVYAVETSENRLSAAFDSLGLRSGEAMFVRINGSADQSAQRASAAARPLITVTKVIEVALYEGQNACQLPQSKTFTFRGSEPFWSLTISSDSIIFNHFEHEELAYPYVKPKWENSAWVYKTSQDGHELTAHISENDCMDSMSGIRYRMRVNVQNHLGEFEGCGELESRDHQPGEM; from the coding sequence ATGCATTTTTTTAACCTATTAACAGTCACATTTTTTCTGCTATTCGCCTTGGTCAGCTGCCAGGGAAATCAGCAGGCTTCTCAGCATTCAGAAACTACTGATATGCACAGCCCAGATACATCTGGCACTAGAGTAGAAGCTGATTTTATAGGTATATATCGTGAAAGGAATAACTATAACGAGTTCAAAGATTGTAGTTCCTGGCAGGTTTATGCAGTAGAGACGAGTGAAAATAGACTATCTGCCGCCTTTGATAGCCTGGGGTTGCGTTCCGGGGAAGCAATGTTTGTTCGCATCAATGGATCAGCAGATCAATCTGCTCAGCGTGCTTCAGCAGCAGCCAGGCCATTAATTACAGTAACTAAAGTTATAGAAGTAGCTTTATACGAGGGGCAAAATGCGTGTCAGTTGCCTCAAAGCAAAACTTTTACTTTTCGTGGAAGTGAGCCTTTTTGGTCGCTCACAATTTCCTCCGATAGCATCATTTTTAATCATTTTGAACATGAGGAGTTGGCTTACCCTTATGTAAAGCCAAAGTGGGAAAATAGTGCATGGGTATACAAAACATCGCAGGATGGACATGAGTTGACTGCTCATATTTCAGAAAATGACTGCATGGACAGTATGTCGGGTATCCGGTACAGAATGCGTGTCAATGTACAAAACCATTTGGGTGAGTTTGAGGGCTGTGGAGAGTTAGAAAGCAGAGATCATCAGCCTGGAGAAATGTAA
- the tkt gene encoding transketolase, producing MNQTETLDQLSINTIRTLSMDAVQKANSGHPGMPMGAAPMAHVLWSRFLRFNPEDPNWVGRDRFVLSAGHGCMLLYSLLHLAGYKVSIDDLKNFRQMHSITPGHPEYGLTPGVEVTTGPLGQGFAHAVGMAIAQQHLSAIYKADEFNPFDYHVYGICSDGDLMEGISSEAASMAGHMALGNLIFMYDDNEISIEGDTAIAFTEDVKKRFEAFQWQVLEVKDGNDLDAIEKALAEAKADSSRPSLIKVRTQIAFGSPNKVGTAGAHGSPLGDEEVLASKKFLGWPTDKYFYVPDEVRSQYQALKEKGVKLHQEWQDQWNAYAKSYPDKAVLWEASRNGKLPEGIAEKLPVYKPEDGAVATRKASGKALNFIAEQCPWLIGGSADLAPSNNTNLSSSESYAKENYAARNFHFGVREHAMTAAVNGMNLTEGVRAYGATFLIFSDYLKPSLRLAAIMKLPSILVFTHDSIGLGEDGTTHQPVEHLMAMRLIPGVTVIRPGDANETVQAWRVALDHHDGPVALALTRQGLPTLDREIYAKAEELEQGAYILKEADGEPEIILIASGSEVQLAVVAQKVLAQEGIAARVVSMPSWELFDAQNESYKESVLPASVKKRVSIEAGSTLGWQKYIGGEGIAIGLDTFGESAPGGELMEFFGFTVDNVVNKAKSLV from the coding sequence ATGAACCAAACAGAAACTTTAGACCAGTTAAGTATTAATACCATCCGTACCCTGTCCATGGATGCTGTACAGAAAGCTAATTCAGGACATCCGGGTATGCCTATGGGAGCCGCACCTATGGCGCATGTGCTTTGGAGCCGTTTCCTAAGATTTAACCCTGAGGACCCAAATTGGGTAGGTCGTGACCGCTTCGTACTTTCCGCTGGTCATGGCTGTATGTTATTGTATAGTCTTCTTCACCTGGCAGGATATAAAGTAAGTATTGATGATCTGAAAAATTTTCGTCAGATGCATTCAATCACGCCGGGGCACCCCGAGTATGGCCTCACACCCGGTGTTGAAGTCACAACCGGACCATTGGGTCAGGGTTTCGCACATGCTGTAGGTATGGCTATCGCTCAGCAACACCTCTCAGCGATTTACAAAGCCGATGAATTTAATCCTTTTGATTATCATGTCTACGGGATTTGCAGTGATGGTGACTTAATGGAAGGGATTTCTTCTGAAGCTGCTTCTATGGCCGGGCATATGGCACTGGGAAACCTGATCTTCATGTATGATGATAATGAGATTTCCATTGAAGGGGATACGGCTATTGCCTTTACTGAAGATGTAAAGAAAAGATTTGAAGCATTTCAGTGGCAGGTTTTGGAGGTCAAAGATGGCAATGACCTGGATGCGATTGAAAAAGCACTTGCTGAAGCTAAAGCGGATAGTAGTCGTCCTAGTTTGATCAAGGTTCGTACACAGATTGCATTTGGCAGTCCAAACAAAGTAGGTACCGCCGGGGCTCACGGTTCCCCACTTGGTGATGAAGAAGTTTTAGCTTCCAAAAAGTTTTTAGGATGGCCTACCGACAAGTATTTTTATGTGCCTGATGAAGTAAGGAGTCAATACCAGGCGTTGAAAGAAAAAGGAGTGAAGCTGCATCAGGAATGGCAGGATCAGTGGAATGCTTACGCTAAATCCTATCCTGATAAAGCAGTACTATGGGAAGCCTCCAGAAATGGTAAATTGCCTGAGGGTATTGCCGAAAAGCTGCCAGTATACAAGCCAGAAGATGGTGCAGTGGCCACACGTAAAGCTTCTGGCAAAGCGCTTAATTTTATCGCTGAACAATGTCCCTGGCTAATTGGAGGATCTGCTGACCTTGCTCCTTCCAATAATACAAACCTTTCATCATCTGAGTCATATGCTAAAGAAAACTATGCTGCACGTAACTTCCATTTTGGCGTGAGAGAACACGCTATGACAGCGGCAGTAAACGGCATGAATCTGACAGAAGGTGTAAGAGCTTATGGAGCCACGTTCTTGATTTTCTCCGATTATCTGAAGCCTTCGTTGAGGCTGGCAGCAATTATGAAGCTCCCCAGCATACTGGTGTTTACGCACGATAGCATAGGTTTAGGTGAAGACGGCACTACGCATCAACCTGTTGAGCACCTGATGGCTATGCGATTAATTCCGGGTGTAACTGTGATCAGACCAGGAGATGCAAATGAAACTGTTCAGGCATGGAGAGTAGCATTAGATCATCATGATGGTCCGGTTGCCCTTGCGCTTACCCGTCAGGGGCTCCCCACTTTAGATAGAGAAATATATGCCAAAGCTGAAGAATTAGAACAAGGAGCATATATTTTGAAGGAAGCGGATGGAGAGCCTGAAATCATTTTGATCGCCAGTGGCTCGGAAGTTCAACTAGCAGTAGTTGCGCAAAAAGTGTTAGCGCAAGAAGGCATAGCCGCACGCGTAGTAAGTATGCCAAGTTGGGAACTTTTTGATGCACAAAATGAGTCATATAAGGAAAGTGTGCTACCTGCAAGTGTAAAAAAACGTGTTTCAATTGAAGCAGGTTCTACTTTGGGCTGGCAGAAGTATATTGGAGGCGAAGGAATAGCCATAGGATTGGATACTTTTGGTGAATCTGCGCCTGGTGGTGAGCTGATGGAATTTTTTGGCTTTACTGTAGATAATGTTGTGAATAAAGCCAAGTCACTCGTTTAA
- a CDS encoding HAD family hydrolase has translation MKNTKIQQSKAIILDLDGIITHTMKLHQEAWKKMFDDFLSEFPQQDQFSESDYITYVDGKPRYDGVRSFLASRDIELNEGTEEDDTQAKTVYGLGKRKNERFLALLETHGAEVYDDTVSYINKWKKEGKKLAVVSSSKNCRPVLERAGLIDIFDTIVDGTDAKRQSLKGKPDPDIFIEATRRLHVDPKDAVVFEDAIAGVDAAKRGGFACVIGVNRNNHASEMHEVGADLVINSLNDLP, from the coding sequence ATGAAAAATACTAAAATTCAGCAAAGTAAAGCTATTATTTTAGATTTAGATGGTATCATTACACATACCATGAAATTGCATCAGGAAGCATGGAAAAAAATGTTTGATGACTTTCTGTCGGAATTTCCCCAGCAAGATCAGTTCAGTGAAAGTGATTATATTACGTATGTTGATGGTAAACCCAGGTATGATGGAGTTCGCAGTTTCCTGGCATCACGTGATATTGAGTTAAATGAAGGTACTGAAGAAGATGATACGCAGGCTAAAACGGTCTATGGGCTGGGTAAAAGAAAAAATGAGCGTTTTCTTGCTTTACTGGAAACCCATGGCGCTGAAGTGTATGATGATACTGTGAGCTATATCAATAAATGGAAAAAGGAGGGTAAAAAGCTGGCTGTTGTATCATCAAGTAAAAACTGCCGTCCTGTTTTGGAACGTGCTGGCCTCATTGATATCTTTGATACCATTGTAGATGGTACAGACGCCAAAAGGCAATCTTTAAAAGGAAAGCCTGATCCTGATATTTTTATCGAAGCTACCCGCCGACTTCATGTTGATCCCAAAGATGCGGTTGTTTTTGAGGATGCCATTGCAGGTGTAGATGCTGCTAAAAGAGGAGGTTTCGCCTGTGTGATAGGCGTTAACCGAAATAATCATGCTTCGGAAATGCACGAAGTCGGTGCCGATCTAGTCATTAACAGTTTAAATGATTTGCCATAA
- the otsB gene encoding trehalose-phosphatase — protein MNLQEPHELPSALDHVDTIMNKKGERPFLFFFDFDGTLAPIVDKPEKAALTDENRVLLQKLADTYKVAIVSGRDRLDIENKVNLANLYYAGSHGFDIAGPDDLNHQYPEADEILPELESVSNSLKELFKDEEFVKIEKKKFAIAVHHRGASSALVNEVEDKVKEKISQSENLKWDKGKSIIEIKPAVNWNKGKAVLWIMDELDMSAEKCLPIYLGDDTTDEDAFKELRDIGVSVMIEDHEQKTHAQYGLNDQKQVAEFIKQILSYV, from the coding sequence ATGAATTTACAAGAACCACATGAACTTCCTTCTGCATTAGATCATGTAGATACAATTATGAACAAAAAAGGTGAACGACCATTTCTTTTTTTCTTTGATTTTGATGGTACGCTTGCGCCTATCGTTGATAAGCCTGAAAAAGCTGCCTTGACTGATGAAAACCGTGTACTCTTACAAAAGCTTGCCGACACTTATAAAGTAGCGATTGTGAGTGGCAGAGATCGCCTGGATATAGAAAATAAAGTCAATCTCGCTAACCTTTATTATGCCGGTAGCCATGGGTTTGATATTGCCGGCCCTGACGATCTGAATCACCAATATCCAGAAGCAGACGAAATATTGCCAGAATTAGAGTCTGTATCAAATAGCTTGAAGGAACTGTTTAAAGATGAGGAATTTGTGAAGATAGAAAAGAAGAAGTTTGCTATAGCAGTACATCATCGGGGTGCTTCATCAGCGCTTGTAAACGAGGTAGAAGATAAGGTAAAAGAAAAAATAAGTCAGAGTGAAAATTTAAAGTGGGATAAAGGGAAAAGCATTATTGAAATCAAGCCCGCCGTTAATTGGAACAAAGGTAAAGCTGTGTTGTGGATCATGGATGAACTGGATATGAGCGCTGAAAAGTGCTTACCTATTTATCTGGGAGATGATACAACGGATGAAGATGCGTTTAAAGAACTTAGAGATATTGGAGTGAGTGTGATGATAGAAGACCACGAGCAGAAAACCCATGCACAATACGGGCTGAATGATCAAAAGCAAGTAGCTGAATTTATTAAACAAATTCTATCTTATGTCTGA
- a CDS encoding glycoside hydrolase family 65 protein, protein MSELNDWQIIYQQYKPEEQHLRESLCTLGNGYFASRGAFEFAEASYDFKHNAHYPGTYIAGVFNKLKSRVADKEIENESIVNWPNWLYLSFHHEDGSAFQIDQVDILDFRQVLDLKRGQLINELTFRDEKGRETKLKSIRIVSMDDCHLAALKWELTPLNWSGEITIVSGIDGNVKNKGVPRYDDLNGDHLKIVESGVFEDEEEEGLFMYSKTNNTEVYVSQAVLTDVSINNEDPAFDSKVISHDHLLTHHYKASVQKGEVVHVSKVLAMYTSKDAGVGNIVEDAQKKVKSAPSIQELMDSHYLAWETIWNRCDIQVKGKDNVQVLLRLHIFHLLQVASPNTMDLDVSVPSRGIHGEAYRGNLMWDELYIFPVINYMKPSITQNMLKYRFYRMGEARRSAQSDGHQGAMFPWQSGSNGEENAQEIHLNPESGRWIPDNTHLQRHVNVAIAFNIWSYYKITNDRIFLEDYGAEMMFSITLFLASITNYSEEKKRYEIRNVVGPDEYHTSYPDSDEPGLNNNAYTNIMVAWVMRQSLKMHERLPEFVVKNLDKKLGITIDTLERWKEISEQMFIPFIEDGIIEQFEGYAQLKELDWQAYKEKYGNIQRLDRILESEGDTPNCYKVSKQADVLMLFYLFTSFELKEIFDTLNYPFDPINIKKNIIYYEKRTSHGSSLSRLVYSWVMARAHRKMSWKFFEEALRSDFEDIQGGTTAEGIHLGAMAGTVDMVQRAYTGAYVDEKGVLWLNPSLPNEIDTISLSLRFRGQCLHVHISKLEITLRHEEGWSDHIRVGIKDIKHLYELKIGEEVSVTY, encoded by the coding sequence ATGTCTGAACTTAATGATTGGCAAATCATCTATCAACAATATAAACCAGAAGAACAACATCTGAGAGAGTCTCTCTGCACTTTAGGCAATGGATATTTTGCCAGCAGAGGCGCTTTTGAGTTTGCTGAGGCTTCCTATGATTTCAAGCATAACGCACATTATCCGGGCACCTATATCGCCGGAGTGTTTAACAAGCTAAAATCCAGAGTCGCTGATAAGGAGATTGAAAATGAGTCAATCGTTAACTGGCCAAACTGGTTATACCTGAGCTTTCACCATGAGGATGGTAGTGCATTTCAAATTGACCAGGTAGATATCCTGGATTTTCGTCAGGTCCTGGATTTGAAAAGAGGACAACTCATTAATGAGCTTACTTTCAGAGACGAAAAAGGTAGAGAAACCAAGCTGAAGAGTATAAGAATTGTTTCCATGGATGATTGTCATCTAGCGGCTCTCAAATGGGAATTGACTCCTCTAAACTGGAGTGGTGAAATCACTATCGTTTCAGGTATTGATGGTAATGTAAAAAATAAAGGAGTGCCTCGCTATGATGACCTCAATGGGGATCACCTTAAGATAGTTGAGTCTGGCGTATTTGAGGATGAAGAGGAAGAGGGGCTATTTATGTATTCCAAGACAAATAATACCGAAGTATATGTGTCTCAGGCGGTTCTCACCGATGTTTCAATCAATAATGAAGACCCAGCCTTTGACAGCAAAGTTATTAGTCACGATCATTTATTAACCCATCATTATAAGGCTAGTGTCCAAAAAGGGGAGGTAGTACATGTCAGTAAAGTGCTTGCCATGTATACCAGTAAAGATGCAGGGGTTGGTAATATTGTAGAAGATGCACAAAAAAAGGTTAAGTCTGCCCCTTCCATACAGGAATTAATGGATAGCCATTACCTGGCCTGGGAAACGATCTGGAACCGTTGCGATATTCAGGTAAAAGGGAAAGACAACGTACAGGTCTTACTGAGACTACATATTTTTCATTTGCTACAGGTAGCATCACCCAATACCATGGACTTAGATGTTAGTGTGCCTTCCCGAGGAATACATGGAGAGGCTTATCGTGGTAACCTGATGTGGGATGAGCTGTATATTTTTCCCGTCATCAATTACATGAAGCCCTCTATCACCCAAAATATGCTGAAGTATCGCTTTTACCGTATGGGAGAAGCAAGACGATCAGCACAATCAGATGGTCATCAGGGAGCTATGTTTCCCTGGCAGAGCGGAAGCAATGGAGAGGAGAATGCCCAGGAAATCCACCTCAATCCGGAGTCGGGCCGCTGGATACCTGACAATACACATCTGCAACGCCATGTCAATGTTGCCATTGCTTTTAATATCTGGAGTTATTATAAAATTACTAATGACCGGATCTTTCTTGAAGATTATGGGGCTGAAATGATGTTTTCCATTACTTTATTTCTTGCTAGCATCACCAATTACAGTGAAGAGAAAAAAAGATATGAAATACGTAATGTAGTTGGGCCGGATGAATACCATACTTCGTATCCGGATTCTGATGAGCCCGGCTTAAATAACAACGCTTATACCAATATCATGGTGGCCTGGGTCATGAGACAATCGCTGAAGATGCATGAACGGCTCCCTGAATTTGTAGTTAAGAATCTTGACAAAAAACTGGGAATCACAATTGATACTCTGGAGAGGTGGAAGGAGATTTCTGAGCAAATGTTCATCCCCTTTATTGAAGATGGAATCATTGAACAGTTTGAGGGTTACGCTCAATTGAAAGAACTGGATTGGCAGGCGTACAAGGAAAAATATGGTAATATCCAAAGGCTGGACCGTATCCTGGAGAGTGAAGGTGATACGCCTAATTGTTATAAAGTAAGCAAGCAGGCGGATGTATTAATGCTCTTTTACTTGTTTACATCATTTGAACTAAAAGAAATTTTTGATACGCTTAATTATCCTTTTGACCCGATCAATATCAAGAAGAATATTATTTATTACGAAAAAAGAACTTCTCATGGGTCAAGTTTGAGCAGATTGGTATATTCATGGGTGATGGCAAGAGCGCATCGTAAAATGTCCTGGAAATTTTTTGAGGAAGCGCTACGTAGTGATTTTGAAGATATCCAGGGAGGAACCACTGCTGAAGGTATACATTTAGGTGCTATGGCAGGTACGGTAGATATGGTGCAGAGAGCCTACACTGGTGCATACGTAGACGAAAAGGGCGTATTATGGCTCAATCCTTCTTTACCGAATGAAATTGATACAATTTCTTTGTCGCTGCGTTTCCGTGGACAGTGTCTTCATGTGCATATTAGCAAGCTGGAGATCACATTACGACACGAAGAAGGCTGGTCAGATCATATCAGAGTAGGCATAAAAGATATCAAACATTTATACGAGCTTAAAATTGGAGAGGAAGTTTCAGTAACTTATTGA
- a CDS encoding glycerophosphodiester phosphodiesterase, with protein sequence MSNSIHAQFLQNKVIAHRGAWKANKLPQNSIASLQKAIALGCEGSEFDVWMTADGVLVANHDAELESMAIEENTYSDLLGIKLPNGEALPRVEDYLREGMKQNKTKLIFEIKSSEVSKERTLELTEKSVELVQELGAEAWVDYISFDLDACKKIVEMDGNARVAYLSGDLNPQQAKDAGFWGLDYHFKVFQQNPEWIKEAQDLGLTLNSWTVNDKKVMQWLLEQGFDFITTDQPQQLLDMIKKEY encoded by the coding sequence ATGAGTAATTCCATACATGCTCAATTTCTTCAGAATAAGGTGATTGCCCATCGGGGCGCCTGGAAAGCCAATAAACTCCCCCAAAACTCTATAGCCTCATTGCAAAAAGCAATTGCATTAGGTTGCGAAGGTAGTGAGTTTGATGTCTGGATGACTGCCGATGGTGTACTAGTAGCCAATCACGATGCTGAACTTGAAAGCATGGCTATAGAAGAAAATACCTATAGCGATTTGCTTGGTATAAAGTTGCCCAATGGTGAAGCTTTGCCCAGGGTAGAGGATTATCTCCGTGAAGGGATGAAGCAAAATAAAACGAAGTTGATTTTTGAGATCAAAAGTTCAGAGGTAAGTAAGGAAAGAACTTTGGAGCTGACTGAAAAATCGGTTGAACTGGTTCAAGAGCTGGGGGCTGAAGCGTGGGTAGATTACATTTCATTTGACCTGGATGCCTGCAAAAAAATTGTGGAAATGGATGGAAATGCCAGGGTGGCATATCTGAGTGGAGACTTGAACCCTCAGCAGGCCAAAGACGCTGGTTTCTGGGGATTAGACTACCATTTTAAGGTGTTTCAACAAAATCCTGAATGGATAAAAGAAGCACAGGATTTAGGACTTACCTTAAATTCATGGACCGTAAACGATAAGAAAGTTATGCAGTGGTTGTTGGAGCAAGGCTTTGATTTTATTACAACCGACCAGCCTCAGCAATTGCTGGATATGATAAAAAAGGAATATTAA